A region of Brassica napus cultivar Da-Ae unplaced genomic scaffold, Da-Ae ScsIHWf_1206;HRSCAF=1726, whole genome shotgun sequence DNA encodes the following proteins:
- the LOC106371113 gene encoding uncharacterized protein At5g39570-like, with protein MPYYTKDDDEVDEFNDYDPTPYSGGYDITVTYGRSVPPSDETCYPLSSRSGDAFEYQRPVFSSSHEPAAYGDQALNTEYSSYARPKTRPGGHGGVHVEGEYGGRKPDSGYGGRTDVEYGRTPPELEHSHTKYSGKDPGDEENKKKDKKKDGNVSDDDEKKKKKKEKDQYKHHNDHHDDGYDEEKKKKEKDHHDDDEKKKEKDHHDDGYDEKKKKDKVKDHHHDDDEKKKKKKEKDQHDDYDEKKKKKKDYDDDDEKKKKKEKDQHDDYDEKKKKKKDYDDDDEKKKKKKDHHDDYDEKKKKKDYDDDDEKKKKKKDHHDDYDEKKKNKKKDDHDEKKKKEKDHHDSDDEKKNKKKDKHHKGHD; from the exons AATTCAACGACTACGATCCGACGCCGTATAGCGGAGGCTATGACATCACCGTGACGTACGGTCGCTCAGTCCCGCCGTCGGACGAGACTTGTTACCCTCTCTCCTCTCGCTCCGGCGACGCCTTCGAATATCAGCGGCCTGTGTTTTCCTCTAGCCATGAGCCTGCTGCTTATGGCGACCAGGCTCTGAACACCGAGTACAGTAGCTACGCCCGACCCAAAACCCGACCCGGAGGTCACGGAGGCGTTCACGTTGAAGGTGAGTACGGTGGAAGGAAACCTGATTCCGGATATGGCGGAAGAACGGATGTTGAGTATGGCCGTACACCACCTGAGTTGGAGCACAGCCACACAAAATAT AGTGGGAAGGACCCTGGTGATGAGGAGAACAAGAAGAAGgataagaaaaaggatggtaatGTCTCTGACGatgatgagaagaagaaaaagaagaaggagaaggaccAATACAAGCACCACAACGACCATCATGATGATGGTTATGAtgaggaaaagaagaagaaggagaaggaccatcatgatgatgatgaaaagaagaaggaaaaggaCCATCATGATGATGGTTATgatgagaaaaagaagaaggacaaGGTCAAGGACCAtcatcatgatgatgatgagaagaaaaagaagaagaaggagaaggaccaacatgatgattatgatgagaagaagaagaaaaaaaaggactatgatgatgatgatgaaaagaagaagaagaaggagaaggaccaacatgatgattatgatgagaagaagaagaagaaaaaggactatgatgatgatgatgaaaagaagaagaagaagaaggaccatcatgatgattatgatgagaagaagaagaaaaaggactatgatgatgatgatgaaaagaagaagaagaagaaggaccatcatgatgattatgatgagaagaagaagaacaagaagaaagacGATCATgatgagaaaaagaagaaggagaaggaccATCACGATAGTGACgatgagaagaagaacaagaagaaggatAAACACCACAAGGGCCATGACTAA